ATCACCGGGACCGACCTGGTAATCGGAGGAAGTCGGACCGGGATCGACAAACGGCTCGACATTGACTTCATGCCGCGAGATCACCGGCGTGCCTTCGACGGCGAGAGAGGTGCCCGGTGCCAGGTCGGTATATGATGCACACCCGGCGAGACCGCTACAAACGGCAATGGACAGTAACACCGCCGCTAAGAATTTGAATTTATCCATTGCTCCAACTTTCCAAATAAAAAAGAAAACTCCCGATTTATAACAGAAAACTCGTCAGGGTGCAATCGAATCAATAGTTGTAAGGGGTCAGGTCTCAACTTCTGACACTTGCTTGTGGGTTTGCGATATCCAGCTGTAAGCTGTAAGCCGTAAGTTTCAATCTGACTCTTCACCCTTCACTGCATTGTACGCCACGAAGACACGAAGGGCGCCAGGATAAAGCAAAGACCCCAGCGACTGGCCCAGAACGGGGACTGTCCCTGAGCGATAAAGCACCAAACCGAAAGAAAATAAACCGGAATTGGCCGCTGATAAAATCAAAAACTCTGTCAGCCGCGATGAAAATCTATCAAGATCTGTAAAACCTGACCTTTAAACAGATTTTCATAGATTTTGATAGCGGCCAAAAAGCCTTCTCATGTCTTAGCCGCTGATGAACACAGGGAAACCAGGGGACTGTCCCCGAATGAAAAGCAAAAGCTTTATTAGCCGCTGATAAAATCTGATCAAGTCTGATAGATCAAAATCTTGGGTTTTGGTTATAAGATTAAAACAATAATCAGGGTTTTTCTTAGGCCTTATCAGATGTTATCAGACCTTATCTGCGGCTAACCGGTTTGAAGTTTATTCTTGAATCAAAGGCGTAATCGGCCGCGGATGGACGCTGACAGGCGCGGATAAGATCCAAGTCATTTCTACGGTATTTTTAACGGAGAGCCGCTGAGGCGCAGAGAGAAAAACGAAGCAAAAGCAAAACCGGGACTTTGGGTTAGAGCGGAAACATAATAGCCTTTAACTCTCCTTCTCTCCGCCTCTCCGTTAACATTGGTTTCGGCTTTGCGCCCCATTGTGTTAAGGATTATTCTGCTTATAATCAGCGGAAATCGGCGTGCATCAGCGGCAAAACGACTTTAGAAGATAATAGAAACGGATGCTTTAACGGAGAGCCGGAGTGAGCTGTCAGGGCCCAGACGAATCGAGCCCCGCCGCAAGAGCCTCCGGCAGTTCGGACCGAATCGTCGCGAGAGCATCGCCGAGAAAGCTTTCGAGGCTGGCCCGGGTATGCCCATCCGAACCGTAACAATGATAAAGGCCGGCCTGGCGGAGCCGTTGCTCCTGCTGCCGGACCAGGCTTCCGTAATAACCGCCAACGCTGCCGAGATTTCCCTGGAAGAGGCAGCCCATCAGCTTCAGTTCGCCGAGCAGTGTCTCTTGGAGCGACTCCTTTTCGGTACCCGCATGGTTGGACCCGGCCGCAAAAAACCGGAACAGGGAACCTGATTTTCGCGCCGGCGGCGCCAGAAAGGCGTGCCGCTCCGGGTGGGCCAGCAGCGGGAGACAGTCGCTGCGGACCAGGTGGAAAATGTTTTCTCGCAACAGCTGCGGGTCGGCGTTGGCCGGAGTTTCGACCAGCACCATTTTTGTGCCGCCGAGGGTCACCGGGTCGGACGAGAAGTCCTCGACGAAAAACTCATCGAGACAGTATTCCATCCCGGCCAGCAGGGTCAGGTCAATCCCCTCTTCCTTCAGAATGACCTGAAGCTCACAGATCTTCTGCCGCATCGCTGCCGGACTGGTGTCGTACATGCCGCGCAACCGGTGCGGCGTACAGCAGACATGCGAATAGCCGTTATCGGCGAGCAAGCGCGCCATCGCCACGGCTTCATCGATGGAAGGTGCGCCGTCATCCAGTTCATGCAGTATGTGACAATGCCAGTCGATCATAAAATTCAGTTACCAGTTAGAAATACTCGAATTCATTATCTTAACGCCCGTTCGCTAACGCTCACTCAAGGCGCAAAGACACAAAGAAAAGCATCCCATTGCGAAAGATGTATTGACGGCGATTTAGCAAGCTGGCAGTTGTCAGAGATAGTTTCCAGTAATAAAGCTCTGCCCCTCTCCGCCTCTCCGTTACCCTTTCTTTAGTTTTATATTTTGCATTTACCCATAAAAAGATTTCGCTTTTCTTTGCGCCTTTGCGTCTTTGCGTTGAACAAATTGAATTGACTTTTCAATCAACAAATATCTATTCGTTCCGGATGCGCGGATCAGCCAGGGCGTAGCTGATATCGGCGACCAGGTTGCCGACCAGGGTGAGGACTGCGCCGATGACGAGGACGCCCATAATAAGCGGGTAATCGCGCATCATGACTCCATCGTAGAAGAGCTTGCCCATTCCCGGGATCGCGAAAATGGTTTCGAAGATGACGCTGCCGCCGATCAGGCCGGGTATAGAAAGGCCGAGGATGGTAATCACCGGCAGCAGGGCATTGCGCAGGGCATGCTTGAGGATCACCGTGCGTTCCGACAGGCCCTTGGCCCGGGCCGTTAATATGAAATCCTGGCGGACCACTTCGAGCATGTTGGCGCGCATGTAGCGGGAAAACCCGGCGAGACCGCCGAAAGCCGAGACGAATACCGGCAGGATCAGGTGGTGCAGCAGATCGAGAAACTGGCGGCCGGTACTCATGTATTCATAGCCGAAGGAGCGGAGGCCGGCGATCGGAAACAGTCCGAGGCGGACGCCGAGGTAGTCCATCAACAGCAGGGCGAGCCAGAAAGACGGCATGGCAAAGCCGATAAAGACGAAGATGGTCGAGCCGCGATCAAAGAGACTGTTCTGCCGGACCGCGGCAATAATTCCGATCGGCACCGAGACCCCGAGGATGGCCAGGATCGACAGCAGGTTGATGGCGATCGTCACCGGCAGCCGTTCGGCGATCTTGTCGATGACCGGTCTTCGGTCGAGGGCAAACGACTCACCGAAATCGAGCGTAGCAATCCGCGAGACCCAGTCGAGATACTGGGCGTGCAGGGGTTGATCGAGACCGTACTGCGAGCGCAGCTTTTCCCGGAGTTCGGGCGACGCATCCGGATTCAGATCGGTCTGCAGATCGGTCGGTTCGCCCGGCGCCAGGTGGATCACCATAAATGAAATCAGGGTGATGCCGATCAGCATCGGGATCATCATCAACAACCGTTTTCCGATATACTTCAGCAAGTTAGTTCCATTTCATCGATCGTATTTCTGTTCACCTCGCGGCACCCACCACTTGATGAAATTGTGCCGGATCCCGGCCGGCGCCACTTCGATGCCACGAAAGCGTTTGGCCACGGCCGGCAGCGAGTACCCGACATACAGAAAGGTATAGGGCTGCTCATCGGCCAGAATATCCTGAAAGCGGTCATAAATTTTCTTGCGTTCTCCCCGGTCGAAGATCCGACGCCCCTTCTCCAGCAGCTGATCAACTTCCGGGTTGTTGTACTTGATGAAATTGAGCTCGCGCGGCGCCGTCTTGCTCGAATGCCAGATATTGTACTGATCCGGTTCAGGGCCGCCGGTCCAGCCAAGGATGGTCGCATCGAAATTTCCGGTAAAGATGAATTCTTTAAGGAAGGTCGCCCACTCGACCACCCTGATCTTGACCGCGATGCCGACATCCCTGAGCCGCCGTTGGATAATCTCGGCGGTTTTGGCCCGCAGGTCGTTCCCCTGGTTGGTCACGATGGTGAAGGCGAACGGCTTGCCGTTGCGGTCGAGGACCTGGTCGTCATCGCTGTCGGACCAGCCGGCAGCGGCGAGCAACTGTTTCGCCTTTTCCGGGTCGTAAGAGT
The genomic region above belongs to Desulfuromonas sp. and contains:
- a CDS encoding phosphoesterase; the protein is MIDWHCHILHELDDGAPSIDEAVAMARLLADNGYSHVCCTPHRLRGMYDTSPAAMRQKICELQVILKEEGIDLTLLAGMEYCLDEFFVEDFSSDPVTLGGTKMVLVETPANADPQLLRENIFHLVRSDCLPLLAHPERHAFLAPPARKSGSLFRFFAAGSNHAGTEKESLQETLLGELKLMGCLFQGNLGSVGGYYGSLVRQQEQRLRQAGLYHCYGSDGHTRASLESFLGDALATIRSELPEALAAGLDSSGP
- a CDS encoding diguanylate cyclase, producing the protein MLKYIGKRLLMMIPMLIGITLISFMVIHLAPGEPTDLQTDLNPDASPELREKLRSQYGLDQPLHAQYLDWVSRIATLDFGESFALDRRPVIDKIAERLPVTIAINLLSILAILGVSVPIGIIAAVRQNSLFDRGSTIFVFIGFAMPSFWLALLLMDYLGVRLGLFPIAGLRSFGYEYMSTGRQFLDLLHHLILPVFVSAFGGLAGFSRYMRANMLEVVRQDFILTARAKGLSERTVILKHALRNALLPVITILGLSIPGLIGGSVIFETIFAIPGMGKLFYDGVMMRDYPLIMGVLVIGAVLTLVGNLVADISYALADPRIRNE